From Alteribacter keqinensis, one genomic window encodes:
- a CDS encoding 3-ketoacyl-ACP reductase, whose product MQSLQGKKALITGGSRGIGRATAIALAKEGAHLGLVARSEDSFGSVKDELTELGATVVTAAADVANEAEVRKAVKEIEDELGGIDILINNAGIAARGTFQELTTEQWQNVLDVNVMGIVHVTKAVLPGMIAQNRGDIINISSMSGLKGTKGSSAYSASKFAVIGMSEGLMQEVRPHNIRVSVLTPSLVETDLTRGRDNSERDPEKFTQAEDLAEFMVSQLKLDQRTFVKTAALWATNPF is encoded by the coding sequence ATGCAATCATTACAAGGAAAGAAAGCACTGATTACTGGAGGCAGCCGGGGAATCGGCCGGGCCACCGCGATTGCTCTTGCAAAGGAAGGCGCACACCTTGGTCTCGTCGCCCGCTCAGAAGACAGTTTCGGCTCAGTAAAAGACGAACTCACCGAGCTTGGTGCCACTGTTGTCACAGCCGCCGCAGATGTAGCGAACGAAGCTGAAGTCCGGAAGGCGGTAAAAGAAATCGAAGACGAGCTTGGCGGAATCGATATTCTGATTAATAACGCCGGTATCGCTGCCAGAGGAACGTTTCAGGAGCTTACAACCGAGCAGTGGCAGAACGTCCTTGATGTGAATGTGATGGGAATTGTCCATGTAACAAAAGCAGTGCTGCCTGGGATGATTGCCCAAAACCGAGGCGACATCATTAACATTTCATCTATGTCCGGTCTCAAAGGTACAAAAGGCTCAAGCGCCTACAGCGCATCAAAGTTTGCCGTGATCGGCATGAGTGAAGGGCTCATGCAGGAAGTAAGACCTCACAACATCCGCGTAAGCGTCCTTACTCCAAGCCTCGTGGAAACAGACCTTACCCGGGGGCGGGACAACAGCGAACGGGATCCGGAGAAATTCACCCAGGCGGAGGATCTGGCGGAATTTATGGTAAGCCAGCTCAAGCTTGATCAGCGCACCTTCGTGAAAACCGCGGCGCTATGGGCAACCAATCCATTTTAA
- a CDS encoding potassium/proton antiporter, which produces MIQDIINTDYFILILALFFIIGVVTTKFSSRFGVPALILFIVLGMVAGSDGLGLIYFDNASYAQVIGIFALVVILFEGGLSTKWSTIKPVAVPSLLLATVGVLVTSFTVAVVATFLLGVTWLEGLLFGAIVGSTDAAAVFAALKGQNIKARLGATLEAESGTNDPMAMFLTLALIQLITIEETNILHTIGMFFLQMGLGLIFGLALGWIASWVINRINLDSGGLYPIIAMGFALLTYSVTASLGGSGLLAVYVAALYIGNSELTYRHTIFRFNEGFAWMMQLLMFVILGLLVFPAQLFTFEVILHGLILSFVLILIARPLAVLLSTIGFKYSWKEKTLISWAGLRGAVPIVLATFPMIAGLENAQLFFNVVFFVVLTSALIQGSTISPFANKLGLTGPKKVTPLHSLELVSIGQANAEMVEYVVNEETAIIGKNLAEIEFPPDVLINAIIRDGELVTPYGETIIEQNDILYILVSRKSKKQLTILLGERESVPEK; this is translated from the coding sequence ATGATACAAGACATCATCAATACCGATTATTTCATACTTATATTAGCCCTCTTTTTCATTATCGGGGTTGTAACGACAAAGTTTTCCTCCCGTTTTGGGGTTCCTGCTCTTATTTTATTTATTGTCCTTGGCATGGTTGCCGGAAGTGACGGGCTCGGCCTTATTTATTTCGACAATGCTTCCTACGCACAGGTAATCGGAATCTTCGCACTCGTGGTTATTTTGTTTGAAGGGGGACTCTCAACCAAGTGGTCAACAATAAAACCCGTAGCGGTCCCTTCTCTCCTTCTTGCCACTGTTGGAGTACTGGTGACCAGTTTTACTGTCGCTGTGGTTGCAACGTTCCTTCTTGGTGTTACCTGGCTTGAAGGACTGCTGTTCGGTGCCATTGTCGGTTCTACAGATGCAGCAGCCGTTTTCGCCGCATTAAAAGGGCAAAACATTAAAGCACGGCTTGGAGCCACACTGGAAGCGGAATCGGGCACAAACGATCCGATGGCCATGTTTCTGACGCTCGCTCTTATTCAGTTAATTACAATTGAAGAAACAAACATTTTGCATACGATAGGGATGTTTTTTCTCCAGATGGGGCTTGGCCTTATCTTCGGTCTGGCACTCGGCTGGATTGCGTCGTGGGTCATTAACCGGATCAACCTCGATTCAGGGGGGCTGTATCCGATTATTGCCATGGGATTTGCTCTCTTGACCTACAGTGTAACGGCAAGCCTTGGGGGAAGCGGACTTCTGGCTGTGTATGTGGCTGCCCTTTATATCGGTAATTCAGAATTGACATACCGGCATACGATCTTCCGTTTTAACGAAGGATTTGCCTGGATGATGCAGCTTCTCATGTTCGTCATTCTCGGATTACTCGTATTTCCCGCGCAGCTGTTTACATTTGAAGTCATCCTTCACGGGTTAATTTTATCGTTTGTCTTAATCTTAATCGCCAGACCACTGGCTGTTCTTTTGTCTACGATCGGGTTTAAGTACTCCTGGAAAGAGAAAACCCTCATTTCCTGGGCCGGACTTCGTGGGGCTGTTCCGATTGTACTGGCCACATTTCCCATGATTGCTGGCCTTGAGAATGCACAGCTGTTTTTCAATGTCGTCTTTTTCGTTGTTTTAACATCAGCCTTAATCCAAGGCTCAACCATTTCTCCTTTTGCCAATAAGCTTGGTCTTACGGGACCGAAAAAAGTCACACCTCTGCACTCCCTTGAGCTCGTGTCCATCGGTCAGGCAAATGCTGAGATGGTCGAGTATGTAGTGAATGAAGAGACAGCCATTATTGGGAAGAATCTGGCTGAGATCGAATTTCCTCCGGATGTACTGATCAATGCCATCATTCGTGACGGCGAGCTCGTGACACCATATGGGGAAACGATCATTGAACAAAATGACATCCTCTATATTCTCGTTTCAAGAAAAAGCAAGAAGCAGCTCACCATCCTTTTAGGAGAACGTGAGAGTGTTCCGGAAAAATAA
- a CDS encoding HNH endonuclease codes for MKGQTGTCELCLREGARLTEHHLIPKEEGGTHLETGMLCSPCHRQIHNLYTNQELALRLGTIERLRDDEKIKKFLKWIKKQPATASVKMKKSNERKRKRR; via the coding sequence ATGAAGGGGCAGACTGGTACATGTGAGTTATGTTTACGGGAAGGGGCAAGGCTGACGGAGCACCACCTCATTCCAAAAGAAGAGGGAGGAACTCATCTGGAAACAGGGATGCTGTGCTCCCCCTGCCACAGGCAGATTCATAACCTTTACACCAATCAGGAACTCGCACTCCGGCTCGGAACCATTGAGCGTCTCCGTGACGATGAAAAGATAAAGAAATTTTTAAAATGGATTAAAAAGCAACCGGCGACAGCGTCGGTGAAAATGAAAAAATCCAATGAACGTAAGCGGAAAAGAAGGTAG
- a CDS encoding cryptochrome/photolyase family protein: MTETYAVWFRSDFRLDDQVALYHAIETVKRNDARWFAFFHLDPRFTKEIDLHHDYFFQTLNDFRKLCKDHGVHLHLVYGELKEALNRITKRVSSLEAVFFNRDDAGENSVRDQEAIDFFHKKEIETYAYEDAHLHGPHEVTKQDGDYYKVFTPYHKAWSKEEKPRSYQVDTKTLADYQAELKPLHEKGETFFEEDVLSRCKGDWQAIGREAALDRLETFVDERLNYYKNERDIPLKAATSRLSPYLKTGVLSPREVYHHAAARREEAGAGAETYLSELAWRDFYYMIHAHHPDSKNKELTEKYTALSWGEDEECFQLWSGGMTGFPIVDAGMRQLNRIGWMHNRLRMITASFLTKDYLLDWRLGERYFQKKLIDYDASSNIGGWQWAASVGTDAVPYFRVFNPTTQGKRFDTDGDFIRKYVQELENVPKKFIHEPWKMPEDVQKEAGCLIGKDYPEPSVDHSVQRKKAIEMFKGEG; this comes from the coding sequence ATGACTGAAACGTATGCCGTCTGGTTTCGAAGCGACTTTCGCCTGGACGACCAGGTAGCTCTGTATCATGCCATTGAAACCGTGAAACGTAATGATGCCCGGTGGTTTGCTTTTTTCCACCTGGACCCCCGTTTTACAAAAGAGATCGACCTTCATCATGATTACTTTTTTCAGACACTGAACGACTTTCGCAAGTTGTGCAAAGACCACGGTGTTCACCTGCACCTTGTATACGGAGAGCTTAAAGAGGCACTAAACCGAATAACGAAAAGGGTTTCGTCCCTTGAAGCTGTCTTTTTTAACAGAGACGATGCCGGTGAAAACAGCGTCCGGGATCAAGAAGCGATTGATTTTTTCCATAAAAAAGAGATTGAAACCTATGCATATGAAGACGCCCACCTGCACGGCCCTCACGAGGTGACAAAGCAGGACGGTGATTATTACAAGGTATTCACCCCCTATCACAAAGCGTGGAGCAAAGAGGAAAAGCCTAGATCCTATCAAGTGGACACAAAAACACTGGCAGATTATCAGGCTGAGCTAAAACCTCTCCATGAAAAAGGGGAAACGTTTTTTGAGGAAGACGTCCTCTCCCGCTGCAAAGGAGACTGGCAGGCAATCGGCCGTGAAGCGGCGCTCGACAGGCTGGAAACCTTTGTAGATGAGCGTCTAAATTACTATAAGAACGAGCGGGACATTCCTCTTAAGGCAGCCACGAGCCGGCTCAGCCCTTATTTAAAAACCGGGGTTCTTTCACCGAGGGAGGTTTACCACCATGCGGCTGCCCGCCGGGAAGAAGCCGGGGCCGGTGCTGAAACATATCTCTCAGAGCTTGCGTGGCGGGACTTTTACTATATGATTCATGCCCATCACCCTGACTCCAAAAACAAAGAACTTACGGAGAAATATACGGCCCTCAGCTGGGGGGAAGATGAAGAGTGTTTTCAGTTGTGGTCCGGAGGCATGACCGGATTCCCGATTGTGGATGCAGGGATGCGGCAGCTTAATCGGATCGGCTGGATGCACAACCGCCTCAGAATGATTACCGCTTCCTTTTTGACGAAGGACTATCTCCTCGACTGGCGCCTTGGTGAGCGGTATTTTCAGAAGAAGCTCATCGACTATGATGCGTCATCCAATATCGGAGGCTGGCAGTGGGCTGCCTCTGTTGGAACCGACGCCGTTCCTTACTTCAGGGTGTTTAACCCGACAACCCAGGGCAAACGGTTTGATACTGATGGCGACTTTATCCGCAAGTACGTGCAGGAATTAGAGAACGTGCCAAAGAAATTCATTCACGAGCCTTGGAAAATGCCAGAGGACGTGCAGAAAGAAGCAGGCTGCCTGATCGGAAAAGACTATCCTGAGCCGTCCGTTGATCACAGTGTGCAACGAAAAAAAGCGATTGAGATGTTTAAGGGAGAGGGTTAA
- a CDS encoding RyR domain-containing protein → MTYKPKPINTDHITLPEDVEKLTEELAKNTHDLWAEERMRNGWTYGPKRDDEKLEHPSLIEYECLSDSEKRYDRITAMNTLKAIMALGYTIDKKN, encoded by the coding sequence ATGACCTATAAGCCAAAGCCGATCAATACCGATCATATTACGCTGCCTGAAGATGTAGAAAAACTGACCGAAGAACTTGCAAAAAATACCCATGACCTGTGGGCGGAAGAAAGAATGAGAAACGGCTGGACCTATGGACCGAAACGGGACGACGAAAAACTGGAGCACCCGAGCCTTATAGAATATGAATGTCTGTCAGATTCAGAAAAAAGGTATGACCGGATCACAGCAATGAATACCTTAAAAGCCATTATGGCACTCGGGTATACAATCGATAAAAAGAATTGA
- a CDS encoding NAD-binding protein, with protein MFNEKLTTLHVWLLSTAAFLSGGAAFVFLFHPEYSEGPYANILALGLLFTFIIILNWLKVPRHNRLQKISFAVVILTGVPSFFELIDGNGFHVFFESLYATVKLFFLNLDTTEVPFSLEIARWFAVLFILSAVLNKIYNITTETFKSRLIGIVGNHYVICGLNEAAKELALDLRKDHKKVIVIEKDHQNEFIGVLRRNGAVVIEGDFLDYRTLEKANVINCRHLLMMTKNDTLNIEALIKTTSIFKQRKTFTTRKTRCCIHIVDPKFHKVIEEFEKEINNHSKTKNSLDLEIFNLYETTAKVLFRHHPLYKHKAKGEAVHLLIVGFGKTGQHILLQAARLSHFMDGKKLHVTIIDKEADYKIKSFRKRYKFIDRVCTMKVITIDVETITDLTELRLEETKPITYIAVSLSSDHIDFINGLFFWEQYHTIPVAIHMERDVNIAEWVDQNVKQFKTMYRFGDLQNIASEDVIINHRLDELAEEIHDYYCETNEGGGPSWEELSLFHKNSNRAQADHIETKLNELNFHKKRRDKIDPQKDEIVDEKEYHEALEGVMEQLAKSEHARWCAFHFTNNWDTKQTIENKNDAKDNGRKLHSALVPWEELAAVEDLLENTNYRDGNRKTVKNLYSLLKAKGYVVCRGKAG; from the coding sequence TTGTTTAATGAAAAATTAACAACGTTGCACGTATGGCTGCTCAGCACTGCCGCTTTCCTTTCAGGCGGAGCTGCGTTTGTTTTTCTGTTTCACCCTGAATACAGTGAGGGACCTTATGCAAACATACTGGCTCTTGGTTTGCTTTTTACATTTATCATTATCCTGAACTGGTTAAAAGTGCCCCGGCACAACCGACTTCAGAAAATATCTTTTGCGGTTGTCATTCTTACAGGAGTGCCGAGCTTTTTCGAACTCATTGATGGCAATGGGTTTCACGTCTTTTTTGAGAGTCTGTATGCCACAGTGAAGTTATTCTTCCTTAACCTGGATACCACGGAAGTTCCGTTTTCCCTCGAGATCGCCCGCTGGTTTGCCGTTCTCTTTATTCTTTCTGCTGTGCTGAACAAAATCTATAACATTACAACAGAAACGTTCAAAAGCAGATTAATAGGTATTGTCGGTAATCACTACGTCATTTGCGGATTGAATGAGGCTGCTAAAGAACTGGCACTAGACCTGCGAAAAGACCACAAAAAGGTTATTGTGATCGAAAAAGACCATCAAAATGAATTTATCGGTGTGCTTAGAAGAAACGGGGCGGTTGTGATCGAAGGGGACTTTCTTGATTACAGGACCTTGGAGAAGGCAAATGTCATCAACTGCAGACATCTTCTGATGATGACAAAGAACGACACGTTAAACATTGAAGCACTTATCAAGACCACCTCGATTTTTAAACAGCGTAAAACATTCACAACAAGAAAAACAAGGTGCTGCATACACATCGTTGACCCTAAGTTTCATAAAGTGATTGAAGAGTTCGAAAAGGAAATTAACAACCACAGCAAAACGAAAAACAGCCTTGATCTGGAAATCTTCAACCTCTATGAAACAACGGCCAAAGTACTGTTCCGTCATCACCCGTTATATAAGCATAAAGCGAAAGGCGAGGCTGTCCACCTCCTCATTGTGGGATTCGGAAAGACCGGCCAGCACATCCTCCTCCAGGCAGCCAGGCTGAGTCATTTTATGGACGGAAAAAAACTCCACGTGACGATCATTGATAAAGAGGCAGATTATAAGATTAAGAGCTTTCGTAAACGGTATAAGTTTATTGACCGCGTGTGCACCATGAAGGTGATTACAATAGACGTTGAGACCATCACGGATCTCACCGAACTGCGTTTAGAGGAAACGAAGCCGATCACCTACATCGCAGTGAGCTTATCCTCAGACCATATTGATTTTATTAACGGCCTTTTCTTCTGGGAACAGTACCACACGATTCCGGTTGCGATCCATATGGAGCGTGATGTGAACATTGCTGAGTGGGTGGACCAGAATGTGAAGCAGTTTAAAACGATGTACCGGTTCGGAGACCTGCAGAACATTGCCAGTGAGGATGTGATTATTAACCACCGCCTCGATGAACTGGCAGAAGAAATACACGACTATTATTGCGAAACGAACGAAGGCGGAGGCCCCTCCTGGGAGGAACTCAGTCTTTTTCACAAGAATTCCAACCGTGCCCAGGCGGATCACATTGAAACAAAGCTCAATGAGTTAAACTTTCATAAAAAACGAAGAGACAAGATTGATCCTCAAAAAGACGAGATCGTTGATGAAAAAGAGTACCATGAAGCATTAGAGGGGGTAATGGAACAGCTGGCAAAATCAGAACATGCCCGCTGGTGCGCTTTTCACTTTACGAACAACTGGGATACGAAACAAACGATTGAAAACAAAAATGATGCCAAGGATAATGGCAGAAAGCTTCATTCAGCTCTTGTTCCGTGGGAAGAACTTGCAGCGGTTGAGGACCTGCTGGAGAATACCAACTACCGGGACGGAAACAGAAAGACCGTTAAAAACCTGTATTCCTTACTCAAAGCCAAAGGCTACGTTGTGTGCAGAGGGAAGGCAGGTTAA
- a CDS encoding GNAT family N-acetyltransferase: MNIRKLKEDELDTAIRMSEFAFQYELTEDERTERKKAMNPAETWVIEEEGDIQSKATVLPLNVYIGGKPWSMGGVAGVATWPEHRRSGLVRELLGAALNEMKEKGQTVSFLYPFSIPFYRKFGWELFADQTVITIPRDKLPVRRATKGSVRRVEKNDTIVGPVYDQWAQKFNGPLKRNSTWWERSVFKRRDGELAVYFNEDKEARGYLYYQVKDEVLTVHQIVWLDHEARTGLWTFISNHDSMIKEAVVTLPGDDGTVFLLDDPHVEKKVSSYFMARIVDAKSFLEAYPFVTANEDDGPVFIHLEDSFCEWNNGTYVIKPAAGGGEPVHVTHHHKPEQGASCAHPPKRGLTMTVNTLSALMLNAQPAGVLYDAGLITGRKEEVVRLAGMIPDRKPFFYDFF, from the coding sequence GTGAACATTCGAAAATTAAAAGAAGACGAGCTAGACACAGCCATCCGAATGTCAGAATTCGCGTTTCAGTATGAATTAACAGAAGACGAGAGAACAGAAAGAAAAAAAGCAATGAATCCTGCGGAAACGTGGGTCATTGAAGAAGAAGGTGACATTCAGTCAAAAGCCACAGTCCTTCCTTTGAATGTCTACATTGGAGGTAAACCGTGGTCCATGGGCGGTGTTGCCGGTGTTGCCACGTGGCCCGAGCACCGCCGGTCGGGACTCGTCCGCGAATTGCTCGGGGCTGCTCTTAACGAAATGAAGGAAAAAGGACAGACCGTTTCCTTCTTGTATCCGTTCTCCATCCCTTTTTACCGCAAATTCGGCTGGGAGCTCTTTGCCGACCAGACCGTAATTACGATTCCCAGGGATAAGCTCCCTGTTCGTCGGGCGACAAAGGGAAGCGTACGCCGTGTGGAAAAGAATGACACGATTGTCGGGCCTGTTTATGATCAGTGGGCACAGAAATTCAACGGTCCTTTAAAACGTAACAGCACCTGGTGGGAGCGCTCGGTTTTTAAACGCCGGGACGGTGAGCTCGCCGTTTATTTTAACGAGGATAAAGAAGCACGGGGTTATCTTTACTATCAGGTAAAAGATGAAGTTCTCACCGTTCACCAGATCGTCTGGCTTGATCATGAGGCTCGGACAGGCCTGTGGACGTTCATCAGCAACCACGATTCCATGATCAAAGAAGCGGTTGTCACACTTCCCGGGGACGATGGAACCGTGTTTTTACTGGACGACCCCCATGTAGAGAAAAAGGTCAGTTCGTATTTTATGGCGAGAATCGTGGACGCGAAGAGCTTTCTTGAGGCGTATCCTTTTGTGACAGCGAACGAAGATGACGGGCCAGTTTTCATTCATCTGGAGGACAGCTTCTGTGAGTGGAATAATGGCACGTATGTGATCAAACCGGCTGCTGGTGGCGGTGAACCGGTCCACGTGACCCATCATCATAAGCCGGAACAGGGGGCGAGCTGTGCACACCCGCCAAAACGTGGTCTTACAATGACCGTCAATACCCTGTCTGCCCTGATGCTCAATGCCCAGCCTGCCGGCGTTCTTTACGATGCCGGCCTTATTACCGGGCGAAAAGAAGAAGTGGTGCGTTTAGCCGGCATGATTCCGGACCGTAAGCCGTTCTTTTATGATTTTTTCTGA
- a CDS encoding aldehyde dehydrogenase, translating into MSGEFKTLVDKQRRFFYTGATRKVSFRVEQLQKLKSAIKRREDDIMDAAWRDLGKSRREAFLSEIGFLYSEIKDATKNIDDWVKPRKEKTAITHVGSTSFIYKEPYGVTLIIGPWNYPFHLVMAPLIGAIAAGNTAILKPSEMTPHTSAVVREIIEDTFEEDFIAVREGDASVAKGLLEQNTDYIFFTGSVDVGRKVMEAASRHLTPVTLELGGKSPAIVMKDADVKLAAKRIVWGKFINAGQTCVAPDYILVQEKAKRKLYKYLVKYIKKFYGIGVEENKEYPRIVNEKHHDRITALLDPDKIVYGGAHNREELFIEPTIMDNVTFDDDVMGEEIFGPILPLISFEDEYEVIDLVRKRPHPLALYLFTEKKQTESLILENLSFGGGCVNDTLMHITTPHLPFGGVGESGMGAYHGRSSFETFSHEKSVLKQTNKFDLPFRYSKSEGSIKAMRKMWE; encoded by the coding sequence ATGAGTGGGGAATTCAAAACACTGGTGGACAAGCAGCGCCGCTTTTTTTATACAGGCGCAACAAGGAAAGTATCGTTCCGCGTAGAACAGCTGCAGAAGCTGAAAAGCGCGATTAAAAGACGGGAAGACGACATTATGGATGCCGCATGGAGAGACCTGGGCAAATCGAGAAGGGAAGCTTTTCTTTCTGAGATCGGCTTTTTGTACAGCGAAATTAAGGATGCGACAAAAAACATCGATGACTGGGTAAAGCCCCGCAAAGAAAAGACGGCCATTACCCATGTGGGATCGACCAGCTTTATTTATAAAGAGCCATATGGTGTAACGCTCATTATCGGACCGTGGAACTATCCGTTTCACCTCGTGATGGCACCACTCATCGGAGCCATTGCGGCGGGAAACACAGCTATTTTGAAGCCTTCAGAAATGACGCCTCACACAAGCGCCGTGGTCCGGGAGATTATTGAAGACACGTTCGAAGAAGACTTCATCGCCGTAAGAGAAGGGGATGCGTCCGTTGCAAAGGGCCTTCTCGAACAAAACACGGACTACATTTTCTTTACGGGAAGTGTTGACGTAGGCCGAAAAGTCATGGAGGCGGCGAGCAGACACCTGACCCCGGTGACGCTGGAACTCGGCGGGAAAAGTCCGGCTATTGTGATGAAGGACGCGGATGTGAAGCTGGCAGCCAAGCGAATCGTCTGGGGCAAGTTTATCAACGCAGGGCAGACTTGTGTGGCACCGGATTACATCCTCGTTCAGGAAAAAGCGAAGCGAAAGCTTTATAAATACCTGGTGAAGTATATCAAGAAATTTTACGGCATAGGTGTCGAAGAAAACAAGGAATACCCGCGTATTGTAAACGAAAAACACCATGACCGGATTACGGCACTTCTTGATCCTGATAAAATCGTTTACGGCGGCGCTCATAACAGAGAAGAGCTGTTCATCGAACCGACGATTATGGATAACGTTACCTTTGATGACGATGTGATGGGGGAAGAGATTTTCGGACCGATTCTGCCGCTGATCAGCTTTGAAGATGAGTACGAAGTGATCGACTTAGTACGCAAACGGCCGCACCCTCTTGCTCTGTATCTGTTTACGGAGAAAAAACAGACCGAATCTCTTATTCTTGAGAACCTGAGCTTCGGCGGAGGATGTGTCAACGATACACTCATGCACATCACGACACCTCATCTTCCATTCGGCGGTGTCGGGGAAAGCGGCATGGGTGCCTATCACGGGAGGTCGAGCTTTGAAACGTTCTCACATGAGAAAAGCGTCCTGAAGCAGACAAATAAATTTGACCTGCCGTTCCGATACAGCAAAAGTGAAGGCTCGATTAAAGCGATGAGGAAGATGTGGGAGTAA
- a CDS encoding tyrosine-type recombinase/integrase produces MEYVEPIKDISKINEIKEILKKQSPRDYALFTLGINTGLRISEILSIKLSDISDSSGSINEFFSYTENEKAYCHFYLNKQVHEALHLYLSSRDLKPGDYLFKSAKGDFPLSRQQAYRIIHQAAREAGITNKIGTHTLRKTFGYHAYQKGVAISLLQKILNHTSKKKTYEYLGIDPEQQAPLKIDVNL; encoded by the coding sequence ATGGAATATGTTGAACCAATTAAAGACATCAGTAAAATCAATGAGATTAAGGAAATATTAAAAAAGCAGTCTCCGAGGGATTATGCCCTGTTTACTCTCGGCATTAATACCGGGCTGCGCATTTCAGAGATTCTCTCCATTAAATTATCTGATATATCCGATTCTTCCGGCAGTATTAACGAGTTTTTCAGCTATACAGAAAACGAAAAAGCATACTGCCACTTCTATTTGAATAAGCAGGTGCACGAGGCACTTCATCTTTATTTATCCAGCAGGGATCTTAAACCCGGGGATTACTTATTCAAATCTGCAAAAGGAGACTTTCCCCTCTCCCGCCAGCAGGCCTACAGAATTATCCACCAGGCAGCCAGGGAAGCCGGGATTACCAATAAGATCGGCACCCACACGCTGCGGAAAACCTTCGGCTATCACGCTTACCAAAAAGGAGTTGCCATTTCGCTCCTTCAAAAAATACTGAATCACACTTCCAAGAAGAAAACCTATGAATACCTGGGAATCGATCCTGAACAACAGGCACCCTTAAAAATAGACGTGAATTTGTAG